The Oncorhynchus masou masou isolate Uvic2021 chromosome 6, UVic_Omas_1.1, whole genome shotgun sequence genome has a window encoding:
- the LOC135542721 gene encoding CRACD-like protein isoform X4 has translation MDTNAGEVEDSGEELTGRKKSRFKLLKSRLFGRLKRKETEGRMKQSQSASDVAADVIAPGDDDSEDDCLGGPNTLGSRALSHDSIFLADQSQSSSEPTRVLSQENIHGRIQELQLKLRKQNMCLGPPPLLIPGKRMEDSGATSEDDGLPQSPPEILFHDRTAQGPSYKCLSQPSSRPLSPNPASPCDPEPSPAVDFTSPAQYTPSLDSSAARHRMSVKPRNQRASAKGRKGPLRASRLGSESLSDLDPDQPLSEREEEQDGTGDEDREEEEERERPFSSSPKDSEEKPWQSVPPGGHKEVLQRQESSETEGRVTTNPLYLQAMTSPLPEPMTKTSILETPSLSTPPSAAVEEPQKPPEPIRVKRPRTLIQDNSDQGSRPGSASEKTLSRPLSPVYGSDSTTNQLPSKEKPEENMTPATSNKGDRLSRNTQGVSLADTSSSTHHSALPTPAPRIIRQTQRPASERESVKETTAVSLSGVNEETSKLDLVQRRREPPTGHEDTLPRANSFSTSSLRQRSKSATGRAHTGTRNKEMNAKGKGGEGLVAKNPHQESVRRQEVKPEQDTFKGLKENQPQPSPQERKVQTEVEVVEETGLKGGEKRDGQSEGNEEQEKEQEQERRSAFGVKLRTTSQSLKYRLERDQEFRVKCHIVSTTAEPVKGGIGTSSKVKGDLANKASRKGPSQVSDCPPSYTPDRNRLNENQGTVLVLSLDDDDTDLVVDAFSDPDKGHSFRPALGLPRGAETPGSNGSAGSEPVYMSMAPEKTRSFQQHLSPETEAGTGGTTTPQYTTSPRPAPTPAPQPRLQPTAQPSTQPPSQSQPSTKTASQKQTSPPVIQSPSQPIPIARPILWGMHLTAKLKTLPSDQPNTQTASQPTPQGTAQQLTQPSSQPHMPTRPTLRGVSERSSTSLKRAGKMPVEKWTERALPTGTMEESSNGQIEIHISKPEIPSSSSSSSYRGQPTWMELAKRKSLAWSDMAMD, from the exons ATGGATACTAACGCTGGGGAAGTGGAGGACTCAGGAGAAGAGCTTACAG GGAGGAAGAAGTCTCGGTTCAAGCTGCTGAAGAGTCGTCTGTTTGGGCGTCTGAAGAGGAAGGAGACTGAAGGACGGATGAAGCAGAGCCAGTCCGCCAGTGATGTCGCTGCTGATGTCATAGCTCCGGGAGACGACGACTCAGAGGATGACTGTTT GGGCGGTCCAAATACACTGGGGTCCAGAGCTCTGTCACATGACAGCATCTTCCTGGCTGACCAATCACAGAGCTCCTCTGAGCCGACGAGGGTTCTGTCTCAGGAGAACATACACGGCAGGATACAAGAACTGCAG CTGAAACTGCGGAAGCAGAACATGTGTCTGGGCCCTCCCCCCTTGCTGATCCCTGGAAAGAGAATGGAAGATTCTGGAGCCACCTCTGAGGATGATGGTTTGCCCCAGAGCCCTCCAGAGATCTTGTTCCATGACCGAACAGCACAGGGGCCTTCCTACAAG TGCCTCTCCCAGCcctcctcccgtcctctctccccgAATCCTGCTTCCCCCTGTGATCCAGAGCCCTCCCCTGCAGTGGACTTCACCAGCCCAGCCCAGTACACTCCTAGCCTGGACAGCTCTGCCGCCCGTCACCGTATGTCTGTTAAACCCAGGAACCAGAGGGCCAGCGCCAAGGGAAGGAAAGGTCCCCTG AGAGCAAGCAGACTTGGCTCAGAGAGCCTGAGTGACCTGGACCCAGACCAGCCCCTgtctgagagggaggaagagcaggATGGAACAGGGGacgaggacagagaggaagaggaggagagggagagaccgtTCTCTTCATCTCCAAAAGACTCTGAGGAGAAGCCCTGGCAGTCAGTACCCCCTGGTGGCCATAAAGAGGTATTACAGAGACAAGAGTCCTCCGAGACAGAGGGACGCGTCACCACcaaccctctctacctccaggcTATGACCTCTCCTCTACCAGAACCCATGACCAAGACCTCCATCCTGGAGACCCCGAGCCTGTCCACTCCCCCTTCAGCAGCAGTGGAGGAGCCACAGAAGCCCCCGGAACCTATCCGGGTCAAACGCCCAAGAACTCTCATCCAGGATAATTCAGACCAGGGAAGTCGGCCTGGGTCTGCATCTGAAAAGACCCTCTCCAGGCCTCTCAGTCCTGTCTATGGATCAGACTCCACCACAAATCAACTTCCCTCAAAAGAGAAGCCAGAGGAGAATATGACCCCAGCCACCTCTAACAAGGGAGACAGGTTGAGCAGAAACACACAGGGTGTGAGCCTAGCGGACACCAGCAGCTCTACACACCACTCTGCTCTACCTACCCCTGCCCCTCGCATTATAAGACAAACACAGAGACCTGCTTCTGAGAGAGAGTCTGTCAAAGAGACTACAGCAGTCTCACTGTCGGGCGTTAATGAAGAAACCTCCAAATTGGACCTggtgcagaggaggagagagccacCTACTGGCCATGAAGACACACTGCCTAGAGCAAACagtttctccacctcctccttgaGACAGCGTTCCAAGAGTGCCACTGGCAGAGCCCACACAGGGACGAGAAACAAGGAGATGAATGCAAAAGGAAAAGGAGGGGAGGGTTTGGTGGCCAAGAACCCTCATCAGGAGTCTGTCAGAAGGCAAGAGGTAAAACCAGAGCAGGACACATTTAAAGGCCTGAAGGAAAACCAACCACAACCCTCACCTCAGGAGAGAAAAGTACAAACAGAGGTAGAAGTCGTGGAGGAGACAggactgaagggaggagagaaaagggatgGGCAGAGTGAGGGAAatgaggagcaggagaaggagcaggagcaggagaggaggagtgctTTTGGAGTGAAGCTGCGCACCACTTCTCAGTCTCTGAAGTATCGCTTGGAAAGGGACCAAGAATTCAGGGTTAAGTGTCATATTGTCTCAACAACTGCAGAACCAGTCAAAGGCGGAATTGGCACAAGTTCAAAGGTCAAGGGTGACTTGGCAAATAAGGCTTCGAGGAAGGGCCCGTCACAAGTGTCTGACTGCCCCCCCTCATACACCCCTGACAGAAACAGACTCAACGAGAACCAAG GCACTGTCTTGGTTCTATCCTTGGAtgatgatgatactgacctgGTAGTAGATGCCTTTTCAGACCCAG ACAAAGGCCATTCCTTCAGACCTGCTCTGGGGCTCCCAAGAGGGGCTGAGACCCCTGGGTCTAATGGGTCAGCTGGATCGGAGCCTGTCTACATGTCCATGGCCCCGGAAAAGACCAGGAGTTTCCAACAGCATCTCAGTCCAGAGACAGAGGCTGGGACAGGGGGGACAACAACGCCCCAGTACACCACATCACCACGgccagctccaaccccagccccacAGCCAAGATTACAACCAACAGCTCAGCCATCAACACAACCTCCATCACAATCACAGCCAAGCACAAAAACAGCCTCGCAAAAACAAACATCACCCCCAGTGATACAATCACCATCTCAACCAATACCAATCGCTAGACCAATCCTATGGGGAATGCATCTGACAGCTAAACTCAAAACATTGCCTTCAGATCAGCCTAACACACAAACAGCATCACAACCGACACCACAAGGAACAGCTCAACAGCTGACACAACCGTCCTCCCAACCTCACATGCCAACCAGACCAACTCTACGAGGAGTGTCTGAGAGATCCTCCACGTCTCTGAAGAGAGCTGGGAAGATGCCTGTGGAGAAATGGACAGAAAGAGCGCTCCCGACTGGGACTATG GAGGAATCTAGCAATGGTCAAATTGAGATTCACATCTCAAAGCCTGAGATACCTTCTTCATCGTCATCATCGTCATACCGGGGTCAGCCAACCTGGATGGAACTTGCCAAGAGGAAATCTCTGGCCTGGAGTGACATGGCTATGGACTAA
- the LOC135542721 gene encoding CRACD-like protein isoform X2 has product MDTNAGEVEDSGEELTGRKKSRFKLLKSRLFGRLKRKETEGRMKQSQSASDVAADVIAPGDDDSEDDCLGGPNTLGSRALSHDSIFLADQSQSSSEPTRVLSQENIHGRIQELQLKLRKQNMCLGPPPLLIPGKRMEDSGATSEDDGLPQSPPEILFHDRTAQGPSYKFPYTHRHHSSLSLAGTGSEEEEQCLSQPSSRPLSPNPASPCDPEPSPAVDFTSPAQYTPSLDSSAARHRMSVKPRNQRASAKGRKGPLRASRLGSESLSDLDPDQPLSEREEEQDGTGDEDREEEEERERPFSSSPKDSEEKPWQSVPPGGHKEVLQRQESSETEGRVTTNPLYLQAMTSPLPEPMTKTSILETPSLSTPPSAAVEEPQKPPEPIRVKRPRTLIQDNSDQGSRPGSASEKTLSRPLSPVYGSDSTTNQLPSKEKPEENMTPATSNKGDRLSRNTQGVSLADTSSSTHHSALPTPAPRIIRQTQRPASERESVKETTAVSLSGVNEETSKLDLVQRRREPPTGHEDTLPRANSFSTSSLRQRSKSATGRAHTGTRNKEMNAKGKGGEGLVAKNPHQESVRRQEVKPEQDTFKGLKENQPQPSPQERKVQTEVEVVEETGLKGGEKRDGQSEGNEEQEKEQEQERRSAFGVKLRTTSQSLKYRLERDQEFRVKCHIVSTTAEPVKGGIGTSSKVKGDLANKASRKGPSQVSDCPPSYTPDRNRLNENQDDDDTDLVVDAFSDPDKGHSFRPALGLPRGAETPGSNGSAGSEPVYMSMAPEKTRSFQQHLSPETEAGTGGTTTPQYTTSPRPAPTPAPQPRLQPTAQPSTQPPSQSQPSTKTASQKQTSPPVIQSPSQPIPIARPILWGMHLTAKLKTLPSDQPNTQTASQPTPQGTAQQLTQPSSQPHMPTRPTLRGVSERSSTSLKRAGKMPVEKWTERALPTGTMEESSNGQIEIHISKPEIPSSSSSSSYRGQPTWMELAKRKSLAWSDMAMD; this is encoded by the exons ATGGATACTAACGCTGGGGAAGTGGAGGACTCAGGAGAAGAGCTTACAG GGAGGAAGAAGTCTCGGTTCAAGCTGCTGAAGAGTCGTCTGTTTGGGCGTCTGAAGAGGAAGGAGACTGAAGGACGGATGAAGCAGAGCCAGTCCGCCAGTGATGTCGCTGCTGATGTCATAGCTCCGGGAGACGACGACTCAGAGGATGACTGTTT GGGCGGTCCAAATACACTGGGGTCCAGAGCTCTGTCACATGACAGCATCTTCCTGGCTGACCAATCACAGAGCTCCTCTGAGCCGACGAGGGTTCTGTCTCAGGAGAACATACACGGCAGGATACAAGAACTGCAG CTGAAACTGCGGAAGCAGAACATGTGTCTGGGCCCTCCCCCCTTGCTGATCCCTGGAAAGAGAATGGAAGATTCTGGAGCCACCTCTGAGGATGATGGTTTGCCCCAGAGCCCTCCAGAGATCTTGTTCCATGACCGAACAGCACAGGGGCCTTCCTACAAG TTCCCATACACTCACAGGCACCATAGCTCTCTGAGTTTAGCAGGGacaggaagtgaggaggaggaacag TGCCTCTCCCAGCcctcctcccgtcctctctccccgAATCCTGCTTCCCCCTGTGATCCAGAGCCCTCCCCTGCAGTGGACTTCACCAGCCCAGCCCAGTACACTCCTAGCCTGGACAGCTCTGCCGCCCGTCACCGTATGTCTGTTAAACCCAGGAACCAGAGGGCCAGCGCCAAGGGAAGGAAAGGTCCCCTG AGAGCAAGCAGACTTGGCTCAGAGAGCCTGAGTGACCTGGACCCAGACCAGCCCCTgtctgagagggaggaagagcaggATGGAACAGGGGacgaggacagagaggaagaggaggagagggagagaccgtTCTCTTCATCTCCAAAAGACTCTGAGGAGAAGCCCTGGCAGTCAGTACCCCCTGGTGGCCATAAAGAGGTATTACAGAGACAAGAGTCCTCCGAGACAGAGGGACGCGTCACCACcaaccctctctacctccaggcTATGACCTCTCCTCTACCAGAACCCATGACCAAGACCTCCATCCTGGAGACCCCGAGCCTGTCCACTCCCCCTTCAGCAGCAGTGGAGGAGCCACAGAAGCCCCCGGAACCTATCCGGGTCAAACGCCCAAGAACTCTCATCCAGGATAATTCAGACCAGGGAAGTCGGCCTGGGTCTGCATCTGAAAAGACCCTCTCCAGGCCTCTCAGTCCTGTCTATGGATCAGACTCCACCACAAATCAACTTCCCTCAAAAGAGAAGCCAGAGGAGAATATGACCCCAGCCACCTCTAACAAGGGAGACAGGTTGAGCAGAAACACACAGGGTGTGAGCCTAGCGGACACCAGCAGCTCTACACACCACTCTGCTCTACCTACCCCTGCCCCTCGCATTATAAGACAAACACAGAGACCTGCTTCTGAGAGAGAGTCTGTCAAAGAGACTACAGCAGTCTCACTGTCGGGCGTTAATGAAGAAACCTCCAAATTGGACCTggtgcagaggaggagagagccacCTACTGGCCATGAAGACACACTGCCTAGAGCAAACagtttctccacctcctccttgaGACAGCGTTCCAAGAGTGCCACTGGCAGAGCCCACACAGGGACGAGAAACAAGGAGATGAATGCAAAAGGAAAAGGAGGGGAGGGTTTGGTGGCCAAGAACCCTCATCAGGAGTCTGTCAGAAGGCAAGAGGTAAAACCAGAGCAGGACACATTTAAAGGCCTGAAGGAAAACCAACCACAACCCTCACCTCAGGAGAGAAAAGTACAAACAGAGGTAGAAGTCGTGGAGGAGACAggactgaagggaggagagaaaagggatgGGCAGAGTGAGGGAAatgaggagcaggagaaggagcaggagcaggagaggaggagtgctTTTGGAGTGAAGCTGCGCACCACTTCTCAGTCTCTGAAGTATCGCTTGGAAAGGGACCAAGAATTCAGGGTTAAGTGTCATATTGTCTCAACAACTGCAGAACCAGTCAAAGGCGGAATTGGCACAAGTTCAAAGGTCAAGGGTGACTTGGCAAATAAGGCTTCGAGGAAGGGCCCGTCACAAGTGTCTGACTGCCCCCCCTCATACACCCCTGACAGAAACAGACTCAACGAGAACCAAG AtgatgatgatactgacctgGTAGTAGATGCCTTTTCAGACCCAG ACAAAGGCCATTCCTTCAGACCTGCTCTGGGGCTCCCAAGAGGGGCTGAGACCCCTGGGTCTAATGGGTCAGCTGGATCGGAGCCTGTCTACATGTCCATGGCCCCGGAAAAGACCAGGAGTTTCCAACAGCATCTCAGTCCAGAGACAGAGGCTGGGACAGGGGGGACAACAACGCCCCAGTACACCACATCACCACGgccagctccaaccccagccccacAGCCAAGATTACAACCAACAGCTCAGCCATCAACACAACCTCCATCACAATCACAGCCAAGCACAAAAACAGCCTCGCAAAAACAAACATCACCCCCAGTGATACAATCACCATCTCAACCAATACCAATCGCTAGACCAATCCTATGGGGAATGCATCTGACAGCTAAACTCAAAACATTGCCTTCAGATCAGCCTAACACACAAACAGCATCACAACCGACACCACAAGGAACAGCTCAACAGCTGACACAACCGTCCTCCCAACCTCACATGCCAACCAGACCAACTCTACGAGGAGTGTCTGAGAGATCCTCCACGTCTCTGAAGAGAGCTGGGAAGATGCCTGTGGAGAAATGGACAGAAAGAGCGCTCCCGACTGGGACTATG GAGGAATCTAGCAATGGTCAAATTGAGATTCACATCTCAAAGCCTGAGATACCTTCTTCATCGTCATCATCGTCATACCGGGGTCAGCCAACCTGGATGGAACTTGCCAAGAGGAAATCTCTGGCCTGGAGTGACATGGCTATGGACTAA
- the LOC135542721 gene encoding CRACD-like protein isoform X3 produces the protein MDTNAGEVEDSGEELTGRKKSRFKLLKSRLFGRLKRKETEGRMKQSQSASDVAADVIAPGDDDSEDDCLGGPNTLGSRALSHDSIFLADQSQSSSEPTRVLSQENIHGRIQELQLKLRKQNMCLGPPPLLIPGKRMEDSGATSEDDGLPQSPPEILFHDRTAQGPSYKFPYTHRHHSSLSLAGTGSEEEEQCLSQPSSRPLSPNPASPCDPEPSPAVDFTSPAQYTPSLDSSAARHRMSVKPRNQRASAKGRKGPLRASRLGSESLSDLDPDQPLSEREEEQDGTGDEDREEEEERERPFSSSPKDSEEKPWQSVPPGGHKEVLQRQESSETEGRVTTNPLYLQAMTSPLPEPMTKTSILETPSLSTPPSAAVEEPQKPPEPIRVKRPRTLIQDNSDQGSRPGSASEKTLSRPLSPVYGSDSTTNQLPSKEKPEENMTPATSNKGDRLSRNTQGVSLADTSSSTHHSALPTPAPRIIRQTQRPASERESVKETTAVSLSGVNEETSKLDLVQRRREPPTGHEDTLPRANSFSTSSLRQRSKSATGRAHTGTRNKEMNAKGKGGEGLVAKNPHQESVRRQEVKPEQDTFKGLKENQPQPSPQERKVQTEVEVVEETGLKGGEKRDGQSEGNEEQEKEQEQERRSAFGVKLRTTSQSLKYRLERDQEFRVKCHIVSTTAEPVKGGIGTSSKVKGDLANKASRKGPSQVSDCPPSYTPDRNRLNENQDKGHSFRPALGLPRGAETPGSNGSAGSEPVYMSMAPEKTRSFQQHLSPETEAGTGGTTTPQYTTSPRPAPTPAPQPRLQPTAQPSTQPPSQSQPSTKTASQKQTSPPVIQSPSQPIPIARPILWGMHLTAKLKTLPSDQPNTQTASQPTPQGTAQQLTQPSSQPHMPTRPTLRGVSERSSTSLKRAGKMPVEKWTERALPTGTMEESSNGQIEIHISKPEIPSSSSSSSYRGQPTWMELAKRKSLAWSDMAMD, from the exons ATGGATACTAACGCTGGGGAAGTGGAGGACTCAGGAGAAGAGCTTACAG GGAGGAAGAAGTCTCGGTTCAAGCTGCTGAAGAGTCGTCTGTTTGGGCGTCTGAAGAGGAAGGAGACTGAAGGACGGATGAAGCAGAGCCAGTCCGCCAGTGATGTCGCTGCTGATGTCATAGCTCCGGGAGACGACGACTCAGAGGATGACTGTTT GGGCGGTCCAAATACACTGGGGTCCAGAGCTCTGTCACATGACAGCATCTTCCTGGCTGACCAATCACAGAGCTCCTCTGAGCCGACGAGGGTTCTGTCTCAGGAGAACATACACGGCAGGATACAAGAACTGCAG CTGAAACTGCGGAAGCAGAACATGTGTCTGGGCCCTCCCCCCTTGCTGATCCCTGGAAAGAGAATGGAAGATTCTGGAGCCACCTCTGAGGATGATGGTTTGCCCCAGAGCCCTCCAGAGATCTTGTTCCATGACCGAACAGCACAGGGGCCTTCCTACAAG TTCCCATACACTCACAGGCACCATAGCTCTCTGAGTTTAGCAGGGacaggaagtgaggaggaggaacag TGCCTCTCCCAGCcctcctcccgtcctctctccccgAATCCTGCTTCCCCCTGTGATCCAGAGCCCTCCCCTGCAGTGGACTTCACCAGCCCAGCCCAGTACACTCCTAGCCTGGACAGCTCTGCCGCCCGTCACCGTATGTCTGTTAAACCCAGGAACCAGAGGGCCAGCGCCAAGGGAAGGAAAGGTCCCCTG AGAGCAAGCAGACTTGGCTCAGAGAGCCTGAGTGACCTGGACCCAGACCAGCCCCTgtctgagagggaggaagagcaggATGGAACAGGGGacgaggacagagaggaagaggaggagagggagagaccgtTCTCTTCATCTCCAAAAGACTCTGAGGAGAAGCCCTGGCAGTCAGTACCCCCTGGTGGCCATAAAGAGGTATTACAGAGACAAGAGTCCTCCGAGACAGAGGGACGCGTCACCACcaaccctctctacctccaggcTATGACCTCTCCTCTACCAGAACCCATGACCAAGACCTCCATCCTGGAGACCCCGAGCCTGTCCACTCCCCCTTCAGCAGCAGTGGAGGAGCCACAGAAGCCCCCGGAACCTATCCGGGTCAAACGCCCAAGAACTCTCATCCAGGATAATTCAGACCAGGGAAGTCGGCCTGGGTCTGCATCTGAAAAGACCCTCTCCAGGCCTCTCAGTCCTGTCTATGGATCAGACTCCACCACAAATCAACTTCCCTCAAAAGAGAAGCCAGAGGAGAATATGACCCCAGCCACCTCTAACAAGGGAGACAGGTTGAGCAGAAACACACAGGGTGTGAGCCTAGCGGACACCAGCAGCTCTACACACCACTCTGCTCTACCTACCCCTGCCCCTCGCATTATAAGACAAACACAGAGACCTGCTTCTGAGAGAGAGTCTGTCAAAGAGACTACAGCAGTCTCACTGTCGGGCGTTAATGAAGAAACCTCCAAATTGGACCTggtgcagaggaggagagagccacCTACTGGCCATGAAGACACACTGCCTAGAGCAAACagtttctccacctcctccttgaGACAGCGTTCCAAGAGTGCCACTGGCAGAGCCCACACAGGGACGAGAAACAAGGAGATGAATGCAAAAGGAAAAGGAGGGGAGGGTTTGGTGGCCAAGAACCCTCATCAGGAGTCTGTCAGAAGGCAAGAGGTAAAACCAGAGCAGGACACATTTAAAGGCCTGAAGGAAAACCAACCACAACCCTCACCTCAGGAGAGAAAAGTACAAACAGAGGTAGAAGTCGTGGAGGAGACAggactgaagggaggagagaaaagggatgGGCAGAGTGAGGGAAatgaggagcaggagaaggagcaggagcaggagaggaggagtgctTTTGGAGTGAAGCTGCGCACCACTTCTCAGTCTCTGAAGTATCGCTTGGAAAGGGACCAAGAATTCAGGGTTAAGTGTCATATTGTCTCAACAACTGCAGAACCAGTCAAAGGCGGAATTGGCACAAGTTCAAAGGTCAAGGGTGACTTGGCAAATAAGGCTTCGAGGAAGGGCCCGTCACAAGTGTCTGACTGCCCCCCCTCATACACCCCTGACAGAAACAGACTCAACGAGAACCAAG ACAAAGGCCATTCCTTCAGACCTGCTCTGGGGCTCCCAAGAGGGGCTGAGACCCCTGGGTCTAATGGGTCAGCTGGATCGGAGCCTGTCTACATGTCCATGGCCCCGGAAAAGACCAGGAGTTTCCAACAGCATCTCAGTCCAGAGACAGAGGCTGGGACAGGGGGGACAACAACGCCCCAGTACACCACATCACCACGgccagctccaaccccagccccacAGCCAAGATTACAACCAACAGCTCAGCCATCAACACAACCTCCATCACAATCACAGCCAAGCACAAAAACAGCCTCGCAAAAACAAACATCACCCCCAGTGATACAATCACCATCTCAACCAATACCAATCGCTAGACCAATCCTATGGGGAATGCATCTGACAGCTAAACTCAAAACATTGCCTTCAGATCAGCCTAACACACAAACAGCATCACAACCGACACCACAAGGAACAGCTCAACAGCTGACACAACCGTCCTCCCAACCTCACATGCCAACCAGACCAACTCTACGAGGAGTGTCTGAGAGATCCTCCACGTCTCTGAAGAGAGCTGGGAAGATGCCTGTGGAGAAATGGACAGAAAGAGCGCTCCCGACTGGGACTATG GAGGAATCTAGCAATGGTCAAATTGAGATTCACATCTCAAAGCCTGAGATACCTTCTTCATCGTCATCATCGTCATACCGGGGTCAGCCAACCTGGATGGAACTTGCCAAGAGGAAATCTCTGGCCTGGAGTGACATGGCTATGGACTAA